The following DNA comes from Malania oleifera isolate guangnan ecotype guangnan chromosome 12, ASM2987363v1, whole genome shotgun sequence.
ttttctgGCCAGTGCTAAAAATTATAAAGAATCGAGAGCTTCATTTTGTTTAACCCAAATAAaattactctctttctctctctctccagaaACCCAttatgacgacctgcttaatttccccatatatttttttttcaaaatataataaaatcaatatcacaaatctcgacagatcataatccacctggacccgtgaataccagggatacatcagaacacataacgaaaGCCTAAACAgtaagaaacatacaatcacaatattataaagacaaaaacatccatcacattaccataaataccaaagtcactatattcactgtatttcagtatacacatcccaaaaataagatctagggacacttcccaaaaaatccaactgttcctactaaaacttacccttcaaatagggtagacaaacaacactagatcagcggggctttcccgctctcctatctagggctcctgaaaaatttataaaattttggggtaagatacctttcagtaagggaaataaactaatactaatgtgtggcaacatgagtattccatgttatatatataccatacaaaacatattcagtaaattattatgtcaaatatgggaaaacatatatatcatcaaaacatggtagaacatactgtattttcataaacatataccatctcatataataataatacaaaaacgttcttggtaggttagttgactattgtcatgtattacccctatataattgggttgtgtggcccgaaaacgagacctgacaatggttagccgaccactgtcaagtcaagtcaaaagtacagcctgtaagtctgatgggtctgccagacctggtctgtacactagaGGCGCTCACaccttcttaaaaaccacattgaccatccaatctcacaccactccgtacagcggcgttaacacagatatcatgatcatgaagaccatagacacatagcaacggtaccgtgcaagtgctagtttagaccaagccaaccaggttctgatatcatataacatatactgaaactgtgatacatggatattttatatcattaattatcaaatcaatcatatcattttgcatatacgtatatcatgaaaatcattggcccgtacgccgacaaatcatatacataacttagtccgtacgctggcaaatcacattcatAGCATGGACCGTACGTCGACAAAATTTATCCATAATTCAGCTCGTACGCTGTCAAATgatacacatagcacgacccatacgccggcaaaacatataaaaatctcggtctgtatgccgatttttcattataaaaatccgtatcattaatacattcccagaaaacagtatttcataacaatttctactcatgccacactaataggttttccatatatttaacataccatcatttttaacagtattttttcaaatataaattatatatatatatatatatttattttcctgaaatcaaatgctataacaatatacatatttttcataaaatactagtttagtttatccccttacctgattcttgaaaaacccttaagaaaatctgtcccacaCTCATacggttcccaactcaacaccctggaaatagcattccccataactaaagtttagtatttttacgcgtataacaattcctacaactgttaaacaaccaaatactgagtagaaggTCTTACCCTGGagttgggatggtttccaactcagtcccaccgatgatccgttctgatagacttgcagagaactttcccaggagcgttgtggtggcttcagatcgtcaaaccagcgaaaatctggcccaaaatcttagtgagaaaGAGGAGAAACCgtgtaaggagagagagagagagagagagagagagagagagagagagagagagagagaaagagagattcgGCGCAagaaaatgactgaaaattctCATTTAACTCTATTTATattgtgggattcgtcgacgagccacgtcacctcgttgacgagtcttatagaaagttcgtcgacgaatttcaactctcgtcgacgaatttcaggtttccATAAATTCTCTCTCGgaatcttcttgtcgacgagcttctcctataccctcgtcgatgagtcccctatgttcgtcgataaggagctgaaaaattccttgggattatcctttccaaaatgcaacgtcgtcgactgcctccttctgtttccggtttccatttctctttctttttattatttaaataccattattcttcgggtcgttacacccaCGACCCCTCTCCATTCTCTTTACAATTTCTGCTCTATTAAGTCCCATTTTaacgattaggaaccaccacggggttcctaggaagattctctacagcATAGACGAAACAGAAtttcaatttggagttttggGGTACCATCCAAAAACTAAGGTAAGGATATTATTTGAGTGTTTTAggttgattattaatttatttaacgTATAAGCTTAGATGTGAATATATTCCTAAGGTTAAATTGAGAGATTGAGATTTTGTATAATTCAGGGTTGGTATATACACGATAGACAGACTAGGTTTTCAGTGGGTGTTTTTCCTCAGGGACTCAGGTAAATGATAAGTAGTTTATgatttaggaaatgtgagtatgaaactattctaggaaattcagttgattgacagggatatatatatatacatctgtgtgtgtgtgtgtataatttcAAGATTATGGAATTATGGACGCCATGGGCGTAAGTTAGCAAGTTAGCAGACAAGCTTAGCTTgctaggtaaggaaaatatgctacgctaggaattttaaaaatttatcagtaaattatagtatttgtttattaagatacagggtatcaattatacagttttacagatttcataacatgagttttattaattgtgtcgacaccccaattttaaccaggctacccCGAGAGGACACGACACAAAAAGTTAACTTCATACCCCGAAAATTGAAGGACCCTTCTGAGAGACCTAATCGAGTCCTGATTTGTTTTCAATGAGCCTCGTTGTGTTCGTCGAATCCAGATTTTCATCTTCAATGAGTCTCGTCGTTTTTGTAGAATCCCGGTTTGGTTTCGTTGAGTCCCGGTGTGTCTACTAAGTCCCATTTTGTCTTCCATGAACCTCGGAGTTTCAATTGAGTCACGGTGCGTCTACCGAGTCCTGATTTGTCCTTTGCGAGTCTCGGAGTTTCAATCGAGTCCTGATTTGTCCTTTGTGAGTCTCAGAGTTTTAGTTGAATCCCAGTTTGTCTACCGGTTTCCGGTTTGTTTACTGAGTCCCGATTTGTCTTCATCAAGTCCTATTTTGTCTTCAATGAGTCCCGATTTGTTTTTGCCGAGTCTTGGTGCCTCTATCGAGTTCCAATTCGTTTCCAGTGAATCCGTTTGTTTTTACCGAGTTTCAGTTCATTTTCAGTAAGTCCGCTCATTTGTACCGAGTCCCGACGCGTCTTAACCGAATTCCGAgcattttaggaaaaattgagtcCGGGTCCTTCGATTTTCAAGAAGTCAAGTTTCAATGTTCGGTTGAGTCTCTCTTTTCGGAGGATAGggttgataaaaaataaaaaaattaaaaaacaatcaaaatacaaaaattctaaatagtagtatattattattattactattagtatattattactattactataactattatcatttttggtaaaattattattattattattattattattattttcaaaaacaaaacaaaacaaaaaaacaaaaaacaaaaaggcaCTCTTCATCTCCCAGCTCTCTCTTCGGGCTCCCCATTTGATACCTCTCTCTCTCGCCTCTGATTTTCTCTCTCGCCGAGCCCCAGCAACACCAGAAGCTACCCATCTCCTCTCTCGGGTCCCTTTTGCAAGCACCAGACCACATCTCCATAACCACCTGCCGCCACCACAGCTCCACCTGAGAGCCCCAACACCAGAACGCCCGAGCCTCTCGCCCAGATCCGGACTGAGCACCTGCAACCAGGACCACCCTCTTCCTCCATCGCAACCCAGTAGCTCCCACCACCTGTCACCTCTCAAACTCCCGAGCACCACCCACCATCACCACGTACCTGCAACACCAACTCCGACAACACCCTATCAGCAGCCAAACCTCAATCGCCctgtctctctcactctctcatctCTCGGATTCTGTCACAACAGCCACCACACGGCCCACACCAGCCCTCCatttctctccatctctctctcagcctctccttCACCATCTCCTTTTCTTCCTCTAAACTCCTTCGCAAGCCCCAACCACCATCCTCAACACCATCACCTGCCATACCTCCCTGTAGATCTAGCCACCAACCTCCCTCTTCTCACCACCTCTCGGTTCCAGTCCCCGAACACCAATCTCCAGCCGAAGCTGCATCCTCATCCAAGCGCCACTGAACCAGCAGCACCTGCAGACACACCCGAGCTCTACTCTCCCCGGCCACACCTCTCGGGTCTCCTCTGGCACCACCGAAGCCACCATTGCCAGTCACCCTTCGCAGATCCCACTCTCTTGGTGTGCTCTCCATCTTCCCCTCTTAcatttcgtttttttttttcaatgggaCTCTTGTTAATGTTGGGTTGTGTTTGCAGGGTCGTAAGGTGCTTGTGAGAATGTCTGAATGAAAACACAGCTTGCGCACaccatcacacacacacacattgttcACACACCACACACACTGTGGCACCCACTACTacgcacacactcacctcactgCATGCTACACACACCCTCACCCATGCTTGCTCACTCACACTCACACAAGCACACACTACAACACACTAATACCCCTCTCTCTACACAACACACACTACCAACCCATTAACCCACATACACTGTTTGCACATGTCCACTCATACTCCACACATTGTTTGAACACAGCACCACAGACACTATTAACAATGCACACCAAGTGTTTGACATAAGTCCCTTGTGGCTTTTCGCAACTCACTAACACAATACTCACTCACCATGACACACACTGCTCATTCACCATTACACACTGCTTACCCACTTTTTCACACACCTTCACATGCTAAcattttgtttctttatttgcattCATACTAACCTTAACTCATGCATTTATTAACTCATGCTAACATTTAATTTCTTGCTCTCTAACTTTTAAATTCCTGCACTCTAACATTTAAATTTCTAtatactaacttttaaattcctgtatactaacatttaaattccgatatactaacttttaaattcctgtatactaacatttaattttctgtatactaacatttaatttcttgtatactaacccttaatttcttgtatactaacatttaatttcttgcatTCCAATTTGCACACTAACacttgtattttatttcatttactcACTTTGCATATGTCCTTTACACTCCTTTATGCACACACCTTTTTGCATATGTTATTTGCATACATTCATACACTTTCACATACCCACATGCATATGTACATGCGTTCATGCATGCACGCATGCATTGCGTCATCACCCACGActtcattcatacacatgcatacGCATGCCCATTTATGCCATGCATGCATTCCCATCctcacacatacacatgcattcaTATACACTCACTTGCACATGCGTACACATGCATGTATGCATTCACATACACCCACGTCCAAATGCACGCATACACACGCATGTCATTTCACATGCATTCATATACCCATGCATGCAGTCGCACATTCACACACcttcacattcatgcacatgcgTGCATGCCctcatatacacacacacacacgtgtagGCACGCGTCCATATATACTCAtgcacatgcatacacatgcatgcatgcattcacgTGCACATGCACTCGCCCACACATGTATACACgcatgcacacatacatacatgcatacatatgcaTGCCCATTCACATACCATGAACATGTGTGCCCATTTATGCCTTACATGCATACAGACATTTATGTGTCAGTGTCGTTGTTTGCATGCCGACATGTGCGTATTCATTCACACATCGTGCATACCTGCTCATTTCCATCCATGCACACGTACACTTAGGCATTCCGACACCACCTATGACATCGTCATTTGGGTTATTGTCTATCCATGCGGGCACGCGTATTCATACATGTGCACATCCATGCCCGCACACTCATTCATACgcgtgctcattcatgcatgcacgcacATTCATACGCGTGCTCATTTATGCGTACACGCACATACATTCATGCACTTAATCATTCACACATGTGCACATTCTTGCATGTACTCATTCACACACGCACACGCTTATTCATGCATGTACTTATTCACACATGTGCacttcattcatgcatgcacgcacATTTATGCATGTACTCATTCACACACGtgcacattcatgcacgtacagattcatacacgtgcacatcCATACACGTACGCATCCATacacatgcatgtcatgcatgcacacattcatgcacGCACATTCGTGTacatgctcattcatgcatgcacgtgCGTTCACACGCGCTTATCCATGCATACACACGGTCATGCATTCGTGATCACACATGTATTATGCGTCATTCATGCACGCTAGCATACACCTAAAAACACATAGCCCACACGTCAGGCAACTCGTATTGATtcatggtctcgaccaagaccttaaactggtttctCCCGTACCGATCAACGTTTGACTGGTCCACAATTCCCGGAACCGGTTCACGTCAATTTTCTCCATGCTATttgtatactattattatatccaaaaaattcacaaaaatcacaaaattctcaaaaatttcaaaaatattttcatactttgatttccattgattttatttgtgttatttttgaagttcgggaaaaattactaaaaaatcacaaaaatattttccatccCAAACAAACTTCAAAAACCCCTCGGAATactattttcctacttagaaaaacctacaaatttcaaaacccccgagagcgtattttgtatcctatttttgattttctatttcgatgattgcaaccaagggcatagACTCTTTGGAGTATTGATTTGCCCCAGTTATGAGAGAATAactatagtattttcattctttggtttttggaagggagtaatctttaaagacttattacatttatttcggaataattttttattaatctagtaCAGTTTGTAAGAACggatgtgtagggggtgctaataccttcccctcgcgtaaccgaactcccgaccccgaATATGGTTGCGCAGACCAATTCTACTGCTCCCTAATATTCTGGGTAAAGGTgactggtttgacgaggtagatgtcagtaccgagcctttggagagattgcagtaaggtcggactgaggattggtagagtatcaattgacttaccctagtgaaccaaccagagttaagtcctgcctatgagccacataaccctatcatgaggggttaaatcatgatatacaaattttCAGAGTAGTTTTCAcgattatttatatatatatatatatatatatatatatatatatatatagatttacaggatgacaataaatatattataatactagcagtatgattaaatagaaaacttagatattacagatgtattttaaTCCACATAGGTGTGACTTAcacaatattatattttatatgatatttcagttcagttatttatcagtaaattatttatgtaaactcagttgtcacacactagtaatagcatatttcttcttattgagagttgtctcatcctaataacttaacatttttcaagtgattcaattagatgagcagatcaggctcgcaggtagaaaggacgtctacactaccctgtctaTAGAGTAAATGTTATCAAGGGATTGTCTTTTGAGTAGCATTCAAGAGTTTTTGGGTAAATGATGCTGGGATTATGTAatcatgtatgtatgttttgtgagaatactggattctggtattataaatatggatgtatgactttatgttttccattgcatagATATATTATTCTGTGAACAGAAATTTCCTCAATACCCacctggggcctgagatgttatagcacaTATTATAGGGGAATCAGAGTATATTATTTTGCAatatatttaaagaaaaaaaatggtatgaaatttcaagTCGTTACACACATGACACAAATTCAATAtgcaaattaaaaataattaaaatatattttagccacatttccttattttaaaatttaatcacatccaaaaatattgtaaaatttctaaaattgcGTCATCAATTAAATCTAAAATTGTAAAGTCAAGTACTGcctattaataataaaattaaatctgTAAAAGGCCACATTATATACAAATTCTTGaatgtgaaaattaaaaagaaaaagaaaaacatagatgtatatatgtttttcttttcttgttaaCATGCGCGCGCGCACAACACTCTCAAAAATCAAGATTGCATTTAGAAAAAGATTTTGCTTGGCAAAAGAATGGCAACATCGAAAGATATCCATTATATTTTGTAGGTAAAGATGTGTAATGATAGTGTGATGTATAATTGATGAATTATAGACAGGAAAATTGACTGAATGGAATGAATGAATGGAGATTTACTGACTACAATTCAAAGAAAAAATGGAAGTAGTGAAGCTACAGGTTGGCTGGTTTgagagagccactctccaaaGACAACAAACAAATTCCCAATTTTCTCTCCCTCCCCTCATTCCCGCTGGCCACTATATACCCTTAAATACTTCTAACAACCTGCTTCTAGAATACCCATATAGGCTTTTTTAAGCACAACAAATAATATCCCTAATGGACTTCTACTTGGGCCACCAGTCGGTCCACTTCCACACACCCTAATAGCAAAAGATAAAATTGGTAATAAAAGATAAAATGGGCTTCAACCCACAGCAATACCCTCCCCTTTGGAGCACCTTGCCCACAAGGTGAGGAAACTTCTTCTTCAACGTAT
Coding sequences within:
- the LOC131144054 gene encoding uncharacterized protein LOC131144054, with protein sequence MNLGVSIESRCVYRVLICPLRVSEFQSSPDLSFVSLRVLVESQFVYRFPLSLRAPHLIPLSLASDFLSRRAPATPEATHLLSRVPFASTRPHLHNHLPPPQLHLRAPTPERPSLSPRSGLSTCNQDHPLPPSQPSSSHHLSPLKLPSTTHHHHVPATPTPTTPYQQPNLNRPVSLTLSSLGFCHNSHHTAHTSPPFLSISLSASPSPSPFLPLNSFASPNHHPQHHHLPYLPVDLATNLPLLTTSRFQSPNTNLQPKLHPHPSATEPAAPADTPELYSPRPHLSGLLWHHRSHHCQSPFADPTLLGRKVLVRMSE